The Candidatus Cloacimonadota bacterium genome window below encodes:
- a CDS encoding T9SS type A sorting domain-containing protein — protein MMRSFLILFRRVMLILTLMIFTLSVLSAGSIFIHLVSEDTVGYNLADIEELTFTDETLNVHLISGDPGIFNLTEIVQITFSEDMSVEEMVEFVSLIPIRFLKNYPNPFNPETTISFELAQESRTLIEIYNVKGQRVRKLLDDTLEGGTHAIIWDGSNDSNRQVGSGVYFYRVCVNDTEEFSKMIMLK, from the coding sequence ATGATGAGATCATTCTTGATACTCTTTAGAAGGGTAATGTTGATCCTGACGTTAATGATATTCACCCTGTCCGTCTTATCAGCAGGATCTATTTTTATCCATTTGGTTTCTGAAGATACTGTCGGATATAATCTGGCAGATATTGAGGAACTGACTTTTACTGACGAAACGTTAAATGTCCATTTGATTTCCGGTGACCCGGGAATATTTAATCTTACCGAGATAGTTCAGATCACTTTCAGTGAGGATATGTCTGTTGAAGAAATGGTTGAGTTTGTTAGCCTGATCCCGATCAGGTTTCTCAAGAATTATCCCAATCCCTTTAATCCCGAGACGACCATATCGTTTGAACTCGCTCAGGAGAGCAGAACCCTGATAGAGATCTATAATGTCAAAGGTCAGAGAGTAAGAAAACTGCTTGATGACACTTTGGAAGGCGGAACCCACGCCATCATTTGGGACGGTAGTAATGACAGCAACAGACAGGTAGGGAGCGGGGTCTATTTTTACCGGGTTTGTGTTAACGACACAGAAGAGTTCAGCAAGATGATCATGCTGAAATAG
- a CDS encoding chitobiase/beta-hexosaminidase C-terminal domain-containing protein translates to MKRITLFLLILILAASVLAMQMIIHKTDNTEVSISISEIESITFEELLDIVATPTFDPPGGTYTSPQTVTIFCATKGATIRYTTDGTDPTESSPEYTIPKEISKDTTLKARAYKDGWIESEIAEAVYTITRTVASPEFNPPGGTYKIPQVVTITCATEGATIRYTTDGTDPTESSPKYTIPIEISKDTTLKARAYKDGWIKSEIAEANYIIDVIPGEMIFVQGTAGVTFSPGGFGYFNPGDTGGGSYNVSLSDFYIGTYEVTQAEYSSVMAGIHDPNWTRQYGLGDNYPAYKVSWFNAIEYCNRLSMMEGLTPAYSYSTYGTNPANWPAGWNTSDANHTNVSCNWSANGYRLPTEMEREYAARGGVPAQNAGTFNSTYAGTNLESQLVNYAWYDANSGGTTHPVGTKLPNELRLYDMSGNVWNWVWDIWDSYPSGSYINPTGATSGSFRVRRGGGWSDRVSYCTVSHRAVSVPSSKSYDSGFRVCRISP, encoded by the coding sequence ATGAAAAGAATAACACTATTTTTACTCATATTAATCTTGGCTGCCTCTGTTCTGGCGATGCAAATGATAATTCATAAGACAGACAATACAGAAGTGTCAATCTCCATTAGCGAGATCGAAAGCATAACTTTCGAAGAGCTACTGGACATTGTGGCAACCCCCACGTTCGATCCCCCGGGAGGGACATACACCTCACCTCAGACGGTGACTATCTTCTGTGCCACGAAAGGAGCGACGATAAGATATACAACCGATGGAACAGATCCTACGGAATCATCACCTGAATATACAATCCCCAAAGAGATATCAAAAGATACTACACTCAAAGCCAGAGCATATAAAGATGGCTGGATTGAAAGTGAGATAGCAGAGGCCGTTTATACTATTACCCGAACTGTAGCATCCCCGGAATTCAACCCTCCTGGGGGCACTTATAAAATACCTCAAGTTGTTACTATCACTTGTGCCACGGAAGGAGCGACGATAAGATATACAACCGATGGAACAGATCCTACGGAATCATCACCTAAATATACAATCCCCATAGAGATATCAAAAGATACTACACTCAAAGCCAGAGCATATAAAGATGGCTGGATTAAGAGTGAGATAGCAGAGGCTAATTATATCATAGACGTTATTCCTGGAGAGATGATCTTTGTTCAGGGTACGGCAGGGGTTACTTTCAGTCCCGGTGGATTTGGTTATTTCAACCCCGGTGACACAGGAGGAGGTTCATACAATGTTTCATTATCTGACTTTTACATAGGTACGTATGAGGTTACTCAGGCAGAATATTCATCTGTAATGGCAGGTATACATGATCCTAATTGGACGAGACAGTATGGTTTAGGAGATAACTATCCTGCATATAAAGTATCCTGGTTCAATGCCATAGAGTATTGTAACCGTCTCAGTATGATGGAAGGGTTGACTCCGGCATATAGTTACAGTACCTATGGTACTAACCCTGCCAATTGGCCCGCTGGCTGGAATACGAGTGATGCCAATCATACCAATGTCTCCTGTAACTGGTCAGCTAACGGCTATCGTTTGCCTACAGAGATGGAGCGTGAGTATGCTGCCCGGGGTGGTGTACCTGCTCAGAATGCGGGGACATTTAATTCGACTTATGCAGGGACTAACTTAGAGTCTCAGTTAGTCAATTATGCCTGGTATGATGCAAATTCGGGAGGCACTACTCATCCTGTCGGCACAAAACTGCCTAATGAGTTACGACTTTATGATATGAGTGGCAATGTCTGGAATTGGGTATGGGATATTTGGGATAGTTATCCATCTGGTTCATATATCAATCCAACCGGAGCTACGAGCGGTTCTTTCCGGGTGAGGCGGGGCGGTGGCTGGAGCGACCGCGTCAGCTACTGCACAGTTTCCCATCGTGCCGTCAGCGTCCCGTCGAGCAAGAGCTACGATAGCGGCTTCCGCGTCTGTAGGATTTCCCCTTAA
- a CDS encoding HRDC domain-containing protein: MFFSIAISRSFDDSEFVKFCEENQIIHIDKEFFHSGDGVYYSFFIEYVSKKKSDSNPLKDLSEEQIVQYNRLRDWRNELAANEGLPAYIILYNSQIAEIVKCQQLHSFQS, from the coding sequence TTGTTCTTTTCAATCGCGATCTCGCGCTCTTTTGACGATAGCGAATTTGTCAAATTCTGTGAAGAGAATCAGATTATTCACATTGATAAAGAGTTCTTTCATAGCGGAGATGGGGTTTACTATTCTTTTTTCATTGAATATGTTTCAAAGAAGAAAAGTGATAGTAATCCGCTAAAAGATCTATCGGAAGAACAGATTGTTCAATATAACCGGTTAAGAGACTGGCGGAATGAGCTTGCAGCCAATGAGGGTTTACCTGCTTACATTATACTTTACAATTCTCAGATAGCCGAGATAGTCAAATGCCAACAACTGCACAGTTTCCAATCGTAA
- a CDS encoding beta-lactamase family protein: MIKESFLNKTVEKIIKKKNIFSAVLRVESGDDSFSWTSAAGEMQKDSRYFIASVTKLYITAVVMRLIEEGKLSFTDKITEYLPSDLTEELHVLRGVDYSNNISIMHLISNTSGLPDYFFHKQANGKTAAAELTDGKDESWHLEKTIELVKDLKPKFIPGKKGKATYSDTNYQLLGKIVEVVTGKSIGQVFKENIFDELNLHDTYAYHDTNDTSPVPFYYKSNKLWLPKYIASVTPEGGIVSTAEESMIFLKEFFRGRFFPKERINSLKRWNLILPPPALLFYGIGLEKLWIPRIVSPFKPIREIIGFWGQTGSFAFYNPDTNLYFTGTTNQINGAGHKAALKAIVKIIKAAI, encoded by the coding sequence GTGATTAAGGAATCATTTCTTAACAAAACGGTTGAGAAAATAATTAAGAAAAAGAATATTTTCAGTGCAGTTCTCAGAGTGGAAAGTGGTGATGATAGTTTTTCTTGGACTAGTGCTGCAGGCGAAATGCAAAAAGATAGTCGTTACTTTATTGCCAGTGTTACGAAACTATATATCACAGCAGTAGTAATGCGACTTATTGAGGAAGGAAAGCTCAGTTTTACCGATAAGATAACAGAATATTTACCAAGTGATCTGACCGAAGAGTTACATGTGCTACGAGGTGTTGATTATTCTAACAATATCTCCATAATGCATTTAATTTCAAATACTTCCGGATTACCTGATTATTTCTTTCATAAACAGGCTAACGGTAAAACAGCTGCTGCAGAATTAACAGATGGTAAAGATGAATCGTGGCACTTAGAAAAAACGATTGAACTGGTAAAAGACCTTAAACCCAAATTCATACCAGGCAAGAAGGGGAAAGCTACATACTCCGATACCAACTATCAGCTACTCGGTAAAATCGTCGAAGTAGTAACCGGAAAAAGTATTGGTCAGGTTTTCAAGGAAAACATATTTGACGAACTCAACTTACATGACACTTATGCATACCACGACACCAATGATACAAGTCCGGTTCCCTTCTATTACAAATCAAATAAATTATGGCTACCCAAGTATATAGCATCAGTAACTCCCGAAGGTGGGATCGTTTCCACTGCTGAAGAAAGTATGATTTTTTTAAAAGAGTTCTTTAGAGGACGTTTCTTCCCTAAAGAGAGAATAAATAGTCTGAAGAGATGGAATCTGATCCTGCCACCACCGGCTCTTCTTTTCTATGGCATTGGTTTAGAGAAACTCTGGATACCAAGAATTGTATCTCCCTTCAAGCCAATCAGAGAAATAATCGGTTTTTGGGGGCAAACCGGATCATTTGCCTTTTACAATCCAGATACCAATCTGTACTTCACAGGTACAACGAATCAGATCAACGGAGCGGGGCATAAAGCAGCATTGAAAGCGATCGTGAAGATTATCAAAGCAGCAATATAG
- a CDS encoding class I SAM-dependent rRNA methyltransferase — MFRVYLKEQVGHLAERQHPWVFSGAISRLEGKPEDGDVVALYAHDKTFVAWGLYNSQSQIRIRLYSWCESEHLDNNFWRIRVQEAVDLRRKTLDLSETNAYRVINNEGDNLSGLTVDFYNDFLVLQFTSLALYQQRDIIVEVLKKEIKPRGIYLRTDKGIGESEKLTLADGLYWGEEPENPLKIKESGLNFYISLQTGQKTGFYLDQRDNRRALSKYAKDRSVLDLFCYTGGFSISAATAGAKEVLGVDVSETALKLAEQNVDLNNLQNIVKFEKGDSFQVLTAFAAEGRKFDLIVLDPPKFAKSKGGISSAIKGYISLNDLAIRCLNPSGILLTCSCSGRINLDQFAEIIRLAAVSNRRHVRLLEKRGASPDHPVSLTTPESTYLKCFICHIQ, encoded by the coding sequence ATGTTTAGAGTGTATTTAAAGGAACAGGTCGGTCATCTGGCAGAACGTCAACATCCTTGGGTATTTTCGGGAGCTATATCGAGATTAGAGGGTAAACCGGAAGACGGTGATGTCGTTGCTCTCTATGCTCATGATAAAACGTTTGTTGCTTGGGGTTTATACAATTCGCAGAGTCAGATCAGGATAAGATTGTATTCTTGGTGTGAAAGTGAACACTTAGATAATAACTTTTGGCGTATAAGGGTACAAGAAGCTGTCGATCTGAGAAGGAAAACTTTGGATCTATCGGAAACTAATGCCTATCGAGTGATAAATAACGAAGGTGATAACCTGTCGGGGTTAACGGTAGATTTTTATAATGATTTTTTAGTTCTGCAATTTACATCATTAGCTCTTTATCAGCAGAGGGATATAATAGTTGAAGTATTAAAGAAAGAGATAAAACCTCGAGGAATCTATTTGAGGACAGATAAAGGGATTGGAGAGAGTGAAAAGCTGACTCTTGCCGATGGGCTTTATTGGGGCGAAGAACCGGAGAATCCGCTAAAGATAAAAGAGAGTGGATTGAATTTTTATATTTCATTACAGACAGGGCAAAAGACCGGTTTTTATTTAGATCAGAGAGACAATAGAAGAGCTCTGAGCAAATATGCTAAGGATCGTTCAGTGCTTGACCTGTTCTGCTACACCGGTGGGTTTTCTATATCTGCTGCCACTGCCGGAGCTAAAGAGGTATTAGGGGTGGATGTATCTGAAACTGCTCTGAAATTGGCTGAGCAGAACGTTGACCTCAACAATTTACAAAACATAGTGAAATTTGAAAAAGGTGATAGTTTTCAGGTTTTAACCGCATTTGCTGCAGAGGGGAGAAAATTCGATCTGATAGTTCTTGATCCCCCAAAATTTGCAAAATCGAAGGGTGGAATATCTTCTGCCATCAAGGGTTATATCAGTCTGAACGATTTAGCAATCCGGTGTCTGAATCCTTCCGGCATTCTTTTAACCTGCAGCTGTTCAGGGAGGATAAACCTTGATCAGTTTGCTGAAATAATCAGATTAGCAGCAGTTAGTAACAGAAGACACGTAAGATTGTTAGAAAAGAGGGGTGCTTCTCCGGATCATCCGGTGAGTTTGACTACTCCGGAAAGTACCTATCTGAAGTGTTTTATATGTCATATTCAATAA
- a CDS encoding DUF2179 domain-containing protein — translation MEAIAFTDTFVFAYIILPLIIFLSKILDQTIGSIRIIFVSKSMKYLAPMLAFFEVLLWLIIMKQIVQNLNNYYYYLAYAGGFAMGNFVGIKIEAKMAMGLVQMRVIPQKDSSKLVGFLRNAGYRFTTIKGHGAEGQVEIIFSVIKRKSIEDFVSIIKEFNPKAFYTIEEIKFVSDTAPGGQFYNQDFTHMKRLFKQTRKGK, via the coding sequence ATGGAAGCAATAGCTTTCACCGACACGTTTGTCTTTGCCTATATTATTCTTCCCTTGATCATTTTTCTTTCCAAGATATTAGACCAGACAATCGGAAGTATCAGGATCATCTTTGTTTCCAAGAGTATGAAATATCTGGCACCGATGTTAGCATTCTTTGAGGTTCTACTCTGGTTGATCATAATGAAACAGATCGTTCAGAACCTGAACAATTATTACTACTATCTTGCCTATGCCGGAGGATTTGCCATGGGGAACTTTGTCGGGATCAAGATCGAGGCGAAGATGGCGATGGGATTGGTGCAGATGAGAGTTATTCCTCAAAAAGATAGCAGTAAATTGGTAGGGTTCTTACGCAATGCCGGATATCGTTTTACTACTATAAAGGGGCATGGAGCTGAAGGACAGGTAGAGATCATATTTTCGGTTATCAAGAGAAAGAGCATTGAAGACTTCGTCTCAATTATCAAAGAATTTAATCCAAAAGCTTTTTATACCATTGAGGAGATAAAATTCGTCAGTGATACTGCCCCCGGTGGTCAGTTCTATAATCAAGATTTTACTCATATGAAACGTCTCTTCAAGCAAACACGAAAAGGAAAGTAA
- a CDS encoding M3 family oligoendopeptidase, producing MKITEEKISRRKRKYYSEDYNVTDWNVVEKSFQELLEMEINSGQDLVKLMEQSSELAMIISEKIANLYIKMTRYADQPEHQQNYNQFYASVVAKAQPYNNKLNLKFYESPYKKELSDEEYGHLKRMIANEIEIFREENVPLKTKEVELSNKYGEINSKMTVTYDGKEQTLAQLGKYLLEPDRKAREEVWRLRYERMNQDKEVLDDLFDEMRHLREQQAKNAGFDNYRDYKHKEMGRFAYTPEDIQQFHYSVEKVILPYLRELTEERREKLNIESVRPWDTAVDLDGKILKPFQTTEEFIGKGIKIMNKVDPEFAINLNKMDNTGLLDLENRKGKAPGGYNYPLHEMGTSFIFMNAVGLHRDVVTLLHESGHAMHSFATNKIPIIHYQDTPSEVAELASMAMEMMTMDYWTEYYPSEEDFNKAKRDQMQGTLKFLPWCMIVDAFQQWIYTNPQHTKQERAEYFASLMERFNTGVDWQGLEELKKYSWMFQLHIFEVPFYYIEYGMAQLGALAVYKNYRERGKKAVEDYKKFLALGYTKPVDQLYETAGINFDFSESNLEGLMKFVRKELEEIK from the coding sequence ATGAAGATTACGGAAGAAAAGATCAGTCGAAGAAAGAGGAAATACTACTCTGAGGATTATAACGTAACCGACTGGAATGTAGTGGAGAAATCATTTCAAGAGTTATTGGAGATGGAGATCAATAGTGGTCAAGACTTAGTTAAATTGATGGAGCAGAGCAGCGAGTTGGCAATGATCATCTCGGAGAAGATAGCTAATCTCTATATAAAAATGACCCGTTATGCAGATCAACCGGAACATCAACAAAACTATAATCAATTTTATGCCTCAGTAGTAGCTAAAGCCCAGCCCTATAACAACAAACTTAACTTGAAGTTTTATGAAAGTCCCTATAAAAAGGAGCTTTCCGATGAAGAGTATGGACATCTGAAGAGAATGATAGCCAATGAGATTGAGATCTTCCGCGAAGAGAACGTACCTTTAAAAACGAAAGAGGTCGAACTGAGCAACAAATACGGAGAGATAAACTCCAAAATGACGGTGACTTATGACGGGAAAGAGCAGACTCTTGCGCAATTAGGCAAGTATCTTCTGGAGCCGGATAGAAAGGCGAGAGAGGAGGTCTGGCGGTTGCGTTATGAAAGAATGAACCAGGACAAAGAAGTGTTGGATGACCTGTTTGACGAAATGCGTCACTTACGGGAACAACAGGCAAAGAATGCCGGATTTGATAATTATCGTGATTATAAACATAAAGAGATGGGACGTTTTGCCTATACACCGGAAGATATCCAACAGTTCCATTACTCTGTGGAAAAGGTTATCCTCCCCTATTTAAGAGAATTGACAGAAGAGCGAAGAGAGAAGCTAAATATTGAATCTGTTAGACCTTGGGATACGGCAGTCGATCTGGACGGGAAAATCCTGAAACCTTTTCAAACCACCGAAGAGTTTATCGGTAAAGGGATTAAAATCATGAATAAAGTCGATCCGGAATTTGCCATTAATCTTAATAAGATGGATAATACCGGACTACTTGATCTGGAAAACCGCAAAGGGAAAGCACCCGGTGGCTATAATTACCCCTTACACGAGATGGGAACCTCCTTTATTTTTATGAATGCTGTCGGTCTGCACAGGGATGTAGTCACTCTGCTGCATGAGTCGGGACATGCCATGCACTCTTTCGCTACTAACAAAATACCGATCATCCATTATCAGGATACTCCCAGTGAAGTAGCTGAGTTGGCGTCTATGGCTATGGAGATGATGACCATGGATTATTGGACTGAATACTATCCTTCTGAAGAAGATTTCAACAAGGCGAAGCGTGATCAGATGCAAGGTACCCTTAAATTCTTGCCCTGGTGCATGATAGTAGATGCCTTCCAACAATGGATCTATACTAATCCGCAGCATACAAAACAGGAAAGAGCAGAATACTTTGCCAGTCTAATGGAGAGGTTTAATACAGGTGTCGATTGGCAGGGTTTGGAAGAGTTGAAAAAATATTCGTGGATGTTCCAGCTGCATATCTTTGAAGTTCCGTTCTATTATATCGAATATGGAATGGCACAGTTAGGTGCTCTTGCTGTTTATAAAAATTACCGAGAAAGAGGGAAAAAAGCGGTCGAAGACTATAAGAAATTCCTTGCTTTGGGATATACAAAACCGGTTGATCAACTTTATGAAACTGCCGGCATCAATTTTGACTTCTCAGAAAGTAACCTTGAGGGGTTAATGAAATTTGTCCGGAAAGAATTAGAGGAAATCAAGTAA
- a CDS encoding 4Fe-4S binding protein → MISNSILRTSFVAIILIGVFISFSYAIRPEALELSGKIEIEDNIVSYTTAEETILLYLIAGELVDSQTFPLDMEEDYILSAHPSEKGFIVYEIKTVDGEQSFRSTDRNPIIVSFSPELIYTVEARRCISCRLCINSCPVGAIRMVRGVAVIDQEKCISCGICIEGNATYFEGCPVEAVLEKERE, encoded by the coding sequence ATGATTTCAAACTCAATCTTAAGAACTTCGTTTGTTGCCATCATTTTGATCGGCGTTTTCATCTCTTTTTCGTATGCTATCAGACCGGAAGCACTGGAGCTTTCAGGAAAAATCGAAATTGAAGATAATATCGTGTCTTATACAACAGCAGAGGAGACTATTCTGCTCTATCTTATTGCCGGTGAATTAGTTGATAGTCAAACCTTCCCTCTTGATATGGAAGAGGATTATATTCTCAGTGCCCACCCCTCAGAGAAAGGTTTTATTGTTTATGAAATAAAGACCGTTGACGGTGAACAGAGTTTTAGATCAACAGATAGAAATCCGATAATTGTCTCTTTTTCACCTGAGTTGATTTATACTGTAGAAGCACGTCGTTGTATTTCCTGCCGTTTGTGCATTAATAGTTGCCCTGTGGGAGCTATCAGGATGGTCAGAGGAGTTGCAGTTATAGATCAGGAAAAGTGTATCTCATGTGGTATTTGCATAGAGGGCAATGCAACCTACTTTGAAGGATGCCCGGTCGAAGCAGTTCTTGAAAAAGAGAGAGAATAG
- a CDS encoding phage integrase SAM-like domain-containing protein, whose translation MRVRKTKRYAMIYADYYDWERVRRQPSLGLQLTGCLRKDEEIIRTSKKKLRDIEKSDIPREVKPNIEPEIDFITYFRETISRKTSDRNYRTTLTLFLKFNKSKSLPINKFDNSICQGFQDYLLNQKFSRSTANTYLRCFRYVINNALKHDIITRNPARHISSIRFEKKGIECLTIVEIERLNSTPYDYQELKAGFISACFSVKKWSTF comes from the coding sequence ATGAGAGTGAGAAAGACTAAGCGTTACGCAATGATATATGCTGACTATTATGATTGGGAGCGAGTTCGGAGACAACCATCATTAGGTCTACAACTTACTGGATGTCTGAGAAAAGATGAAGAGATTATAAGGACTTCGAAGAAGAAACTCCGAGATATAGAGAAATCGGATATACCGAGAGAAGTGAAACCTAATATAGAGCCTGAAATAGACTTCATCACATATTTTCGGGAGACTATATCGAGGAAAACATCAGATCGAAACTATCGAACTACTCTAACCCTATTTCTGAAATTCAATAAATCTAAGTCATTACCTATTAATAAGTTTGATAATTCGATATGTCAGGGGTTTCAGGATTATCTACTCAATCAGAAATTCTCTCGATCCACCGCTAATACCTATTTGAGGTGTTTCAGATATGTAATCAACAACGCCCTGAAACACGATATAATCACTCGAAATCCAGCAAGACATATAAGTTCTATTCGATTCGAAAAAAAAGGCATAGAATGTCTTACAATCGTTGAAATAGAGAGATTGAACTCTACTCCATATGATTATCAAGAGCTGAAAGCTGGATTTATATCCGCTTGTTTTTCGGTTAAAAAGTGGAGCACTTTTTAG